Proteins found in one Gordonia sp. PDNC005 genomic segment:
- a CDS encoding site-specific integrase, which produces MGRRRLEVGEHGQIKVTALGGRRYRARCEVRCRDGKVRSVQADGPSKLAATDAVKLRATERAENCGRPMPGGGVAALTPVTTVAVLADKWWEQKQQSGISDQTITHYEPYHLLIKKGLGELRIRDVTTATVEWFLDAEAADKPSKAANLRRQLTEMFAIAIRHDAYPGANPVREVTIVKAEKKDIRALTVDELTAYREHIRAWQAAPARPDGKRGGRPRAQGLLDYVNVQVATGARINEVLALRWQDVDLEAEQPTAFIGATLVPGPKDGPSIVRQEHRKAKDRFTVILPKFAVDTLLRMKVNAEPNPHDAIFPSARGTWKSAANLRTQLRSAHGKDWGWVQPHTFRKTVATVVARELGIDEAAAQLGNTPAVAAKHYVQRETVAPDLRSTLDKLAPTDSN; this is translated from the coding sequence ATGGGGCGCCGCAGACTCGAGGTCGGCGAACACGGGCAGATCAAAGTCACCGCCCTCGGTGGACGTCGGTACCGCGCCCGTTGCGAGGTCCGCTGCCGCGACGGCAAGGTCCGCTCCGTTCAGGCTGACGGCCCATCCAAGTTGGCCGCGACAGACGCAGTGAAACTACGGGCAACAGAACGGGCCGAGAACTGCGGGCGCCCTATGCCCGGCGGCGGCGTCGCCGCCCTCACTCCGGTCACTACTGTTGCCGTCCTCGCCGACAAATGGTGGGAGCAGAAACAGCAGTCCGGGATCTCCGACCAGACGATCACCCACTACGAGCCGTATCACCTGCTGATCAAGAAGGGTCTCGGCGAGTTGCGGATCCGCGACGTCACGACCGCGACTGTTGAGTGGTTCCTCGATGCCGAAGCCGCCGACAAGCCGTCCAAGGCTGCGAACCTCCGCCGCCAGCTGACAGAGATGTTCGCGATCGCGATCCGGCACGACGCCTACCCCGGCGCGAACCCGGTCCGCGAAGTGACCATCGTGAAGGCGGAGAAGAAGGATATCCGAGCGCTCACCGTCGACGAGCTGACCGCATACCGCGAACACATCCGGGCATGGCAGGCGGCGCCAGCGCGCCCCGACGGCAAGCGTGGTGGCCGGCCTCGCGCACAAGGGCTACTCGACTACGTCAACGTTCAGGTCGCGACTGGTGCCCGTATCAATGAGGTGCTGGCGTTGCGGTGGCAGGACGTCGACTTGGAGGCCGAGCAGCCGACAGCGTTCATCGGCGCGACGTTGGTGCCGGGCCCGAAGGATGGGCCGTCGATCGTGAGGCAGGAGCATCGGAAGGCAAAGGATCGGTTCACGGTGATCCTGCCGAAGTTCGCGGTGGACACGCTGCTGCGGATGAAGGTGAACGCCGAACCGAATCCGCATGACGCGATCTTCCCGTCAGCGCGTGGGACGTGGAAGTCTGCGGCGAATTTGCGGACGCAGTTGCGGTCGGCGCATGGCAAGGACTGGGGTTGGGTGCAGCCGCATACGTTCCGCAAAACGGTGGCGACTGTGGTCGCTCGAGAGTTGGGGATCGACGAGGCTGCCGCGCAGTTGGG
- a CDS encoding MmpS family transport accessory protein, whose translation MTAPTPPPYQPQPEPPKKSRKKLWWIIGGIVAVIVIIAAVSGGGDKKDDDKTEAASNSTSQPAQQPGINNPPSTQATQGGVTPDEDGTVVYEVTGDSGSAGTITYFTEGGNQSQANGESLPWKSKALDKDKTTIKGVTAQNAGSGDISCKIIVDGKVEVENTSSGSYAVVSCNGKLF comes from the coding sequence ATGACCGCGCCCACACCGCCCCCATACCAGCCGCAGCCGGAACCGCCGAAGAAGAGCCGCAAGAAGCTCTGGTGGATCATCGGCGGGATCGTCGCCGTCATCGTCATCATCGCCGCAGTCAGTGGCGGAGGCGACAAGAAGGACGACGACAAGACCGAGGCCGCCAGCAACTCGACCAGCCAGCCCGCACAGCAGCCCGGCATCAACAACCCGCCGAGCACGCAAGCAACTCAGGGGGGCGTGACACCTGACGAGGACGGCACGGTCGTCTATGAAGTCACGGGCGACTCGGGCTCGGCCGGGACGATCACGTACTTCACCGAGGGCGGTAATCAGTCGCAGGCAAACGGGGAAAGCCTCCCATGGAAGTCGAAGGCCCTCGACAAGGACAAGACGACCATCAAGGGCGTCACCGCACAGAACGCGGGAAGTGGTGACATCAGCTGCAAGATCATCGTCGACGGCAAGGTCGAGGTCGAGAACACCTCGTCCGGGAGCTACGCCGTCGTGTCCTGCAACGGCAAGTTGTTCTAA
- a CDS encoding helix-turn-helix transcriptional regulator, which yields MTHEEWLAATIGVDSQRAAAIKVGVPQSTISRQLARRKLDAELVVSLARAYGVPAGQALIDTGYLEPADLRGVGVQQALGRATNHQLLEEIMRRTDPDAVRIFDGPADADVITPRFGAKDEDDDQPLPMAARRLDAPSPGEALYDHLDGLGEESQIPPGED from the coding sequence ATGACACACGAGGAATGGCTCGCCGCCACCATCGGCGTCGACAGTCAGCGGGCCGCAGCAATCAAGGTCGGCGTTCCGCAATCGACGATCAGTCGGCAGCTCGCGCGCAGAAAGCTCGACGCCGAACTTGTGGTCTCGCTAGCACGCGCATACGGGGTACCGGCTGGCCAGGCCCTCATTGACACCGGATATCTCGAGCCAGCCGACCTGCGAGGTGTGGGCGTTCAACAGGCGCTCGGCCGCGCGACCAACCATCAGTTGCTAGAAGAGATCATGCGGCGTACTGATCCTGATGCCGTGCGAATCTTCGACGGGCCGGCGGACGCTGACGTCATCACGCCGCGCTTCGGTGCCAAAGATGAGGACGACGACCAGCCTCTTCCGATGGCAGCTCGTCGCCTTGACGCCCCATCACCGGGCGAAGCGTTGTACGACCACCTCGACGGTCTGGGGGAAGAGTCGCAGATTCCGCCTGGCGAAGACTGA
- a CDS encoding XRE family transcriptional regulator — protein sequence MQNLRLRPGVIDAMKADRNFDSDAQAAAALGVTVVELERLRHGAIISPHMALQVAAVQGTGFDLSRWVEQVPA from the coding sequence ATGCAAAATCTCCGCCTCCGGCCTGGCGTCATCGACGCAATGAAGGCCGACCGAAACTTCGACAGCGACGCACAAGCCGCCGCCGCCCTCGGTGTCACCGTCGTTGAACTCGAGCGACTCCGCCACGGCGCGATCATCAGCCCACACATGGCACTGCAGGTCGCTGCCGTTCAGGGCACAGGGTTCGATCTCTCCCGCTGGGTTGAGCAGGTGCCGGCATGA
- a CDS encoding helix-turn-helix domain-containing protein — protein sequence MTARLQAVPDTEDVEETTSELVLLAAPALADLLGISTGRIYQMRHDGLLPPVIKIGTLIRWDRADIYAWLDSMKES from the coding sequence ATGACTGCTCGCCTGCAGGCGGTGCCCGATACGGAAGACGTCGAAGAGACCACGAGCGAACTGGTGCTCCTCGCAGCGCCAGCCTTGGCGGACCTCCTCGGCATCTCAACAGGCCGGATCTACCAGATGCGTCACGACGGACTCCTACCCCCGGTCATCAAGATCGGGACTCTCATCCGCTGGGACCGCGCCGACATCTACGCGTGGCTCGACTCGATGAAGGAGTCGTGA